Genomic window (Salvelinus namaycush isolate Seneca chromosome 10, SaNama_1.0, whole genome shotgun sequence):
GTGATAGGAATCTGGAGCTTGTGAGCGAGCTTGAAGTCCATGAAATTACCCTCTGCTCCTGAGTCCAGTAAGGCTTGGGTGTCGTGCGTGTGGGTGGCCCATCTTAGTCTTACCGGGAGGAGGGTGGATGATGAGGTCTTCTCTGTTGTGACACCACCCGATAGTAGCCTCATACTTACTACCGGGCTTGATCTTTTACCGGGCAGGAGTGGATAAAGTGGTCCGCTCTACCACAGTAGAGACAGAGTCCTTGGgatctccgtctctccctctcctcccgagAGAGGCGAGCTCTTCCCCGCTGCATGAGTTCGTGAGCGAAGTCTGAACTGGCCGTGTTCCCGCCGCTGGCATGCCAGTCCTCCGTGTTGTTATACGGTCTGTTAGGGCATGCTCGGCGGCCAATACGACTCAGACGAGCGTCGACCCTCAAGGCTAATTCCACTAGTCCATTTAAACTCCTGGGAAGATCCAGAACATAAATCTCCTTCTGAACCCGGTCCTCCAGCCCATGCAGGAACATGTCCCACTGCGCCTCCTCGTTCCACTGACACCCTGCAGCCAGAGTGCGGAATTGAATGGAATATTCCGATATTCcagtggattcatgaaccgtgacaatattactgagtaccactctccatactTTCAAGTATAAGGATGGCTGCATCATCTTATGGGTATGCATGTAATTGAtaaggactgtggagtttttcaggatgaaaaataaatggaatgaagCTAaggacaggcaaaatcctagaggaaaacctggttcagtatgctttccaccagacactgggagattaattcacctttcagcaggacaataacctgaaacacaaagccaaatcgaaactggagttgcttaccaagaagacagtgaatgttcctgagtggccgagttacagttttgacttaaatctacttgaaaatctattccaagatctgaaaatggttgtctattaatgaccaacaaccaatttgaaagatcttgaagaattttgaaaagaataatgggcaaatgttgcacaatccacaTCTGGAAAGTTAttagagacttacacagaaagactcaaAACTGTAACTGCTACCAAAGGAgtttctacaaagtattaactcaggggtgtgaatatgtaaataacatatttatttatttcatttttctaaaaacatgttttcactttgtcattatgaatacattttcatccattttgaattcaggctgtaagacaacaaaatgtggaataagtcaaggggtatgaatactttctgaagacactgtatttGTAGAATATTTTAACTCTGGAAAGGGTACTATGTGTCAACATGCTGACATATCTAAGCCTTTATACTTAGGCATGAACGAATCCACATCTTTTCACATAGCCGCGGGAATTAGGGGTGCTgatggtgctgcagcacccccagaaaaaatataaataatacagGCCAGCACCCATAATAGCACATAATTTATGATAAAGGTATTACTGTTTTATAACAGAATCTCTTACAGTAACTCTGATAATGTGCACTATACGGAGCATCCTCTGTCCAAACCCATTTAAGTAGGGATAATGCTGTTTAAATGCCTTTTGGTGCTGCTGAAGCACCCTCTGAACACCATGTCCTACTAAATCAGTGTTTAATCTCCCGTAATTACAAAGATTTGCTGTGGTTTAATAAAATTAATCCGCCTTGATTAGACCCCCTACCTGTGCTTCTCCTGTCTCTATTGCCCCTCACTGTGAGGGATACATTTACGGACGTTTAAATAGTGGTACCATCACAACTCTGATCTAGTATTCACAAAATACATTTGAGCAAGGAAATAACCCTGCAtaaattatttttttcttcatttttttcttcttctatcaGATCAATGTGGTATAACACGTTTGATTGTCCTTAAGCTATACAGGCTTTGGCATCACATTGAGTTGAGTTACCAAACAATCAGGGTAAATTGGGACTATCCCATTTAATTGTCCTAACTTGATCTTGTGACCAAAGAGACTGCAGTCATTAACTTACTTAGCCCAAAGGACATTGAAGAGAGGCATCTTACTTGATGCACAGCAGTGTCATAGACCATTACTGGGAAACTGAGAAACAAAAACATCTGTGAAGAATCTGAGGATTGCCTATTGTGGTGGAAATAGGTCATCTACATTTAAAGTGTTTTAAGCAACTGCCTTAAAAGTCCAATAAGGCCCATGGAGGACAGAAGCAGCTGCAACACTGGCCGGGAGCGCTTGGGACTACGCTTCACCATAGACTACCTGCTGTACAACAAGGACAGTAAGAGCATGAGAGAGGAGGCAAAGAGTCCCCCAGCAGAGCAGACCCCTCATAGTCCAGTGGAGGAGCGGAGTCCTGACATCCTCTCAGAGAGGGAAAGTATCGAACTTGGGAGCCCTGAGAAGGGGCCAGAAGGAGACGAGGggtcagaggaggaggaggaagaggaggaaggggtcAAAGTGGAAGAAGATCAAGAGGCGACCACTACAGACAGTCCACGGGACAAGCCCACCCAGTCCTACATTGCCCTTATCTCTATGGCCATACTTGCTTCAGAGGAGAAGAAGCTGTTGTTGTGTGACATCTATCACTGGATCATGGATAGCTACCCCTACTTCAAGAACAAGGTATGTCCAAGTGATTCAATTCAGGGTTCATTCCAAGTTGAATATTTGTCTGAACTAGGGTTGGGATCAGTTTAATTTAAATTCAGGAGATACATTCCAATTCCAATTCAAGAATTGAAAAAAGTGCCATTTATTTTCAAAGCAGATTGTTTTTGATTCTtgaaattcaatttcaattcacttCAAACACGGACtgaattgaattggaattgaCATTGCCAACTCCCTGTATTGGCAATAGTCTGTAATTCTAATCAATTTAACTAGATTACATTAGATACTCATAAGAAAAACCTTTGCAAAGCTGTTTGATCAAGAAATGACTAGTGCGTGGAAAGTTTCCAAAACCTAAAGTACTATTCTGGGACATTACGCACATCCTCCACTGTAGTCAAAAGACAGCATCTTAAAATAAAGAGCGTGAAAAAAGTATATCTGGCGTTTTCTCTTTTCACTATATTTCCATTGTGAACTGTTGAAAAAGGGTGCTCTGGCACGGTAATGGGTAGAATTACTGCATGCATGAACCTGGCTCAGCTGATTCTGTTGTTGCATGGAAGGTTTAACTGAGTAACCTAAAGGCTGTAGGTAATTCTGTTGATAGCTGCAACGGGTTAAGAACTAAAACTAGGTCTTTAACAGGTGTAACAACAGGTTTACCTCATGGAATTAGGGGAATTAAACAAGGTGAACGTGGTGGTTTCGTCTGTCAAACGTCACTATGGCCCTTTTACATGGCCTGGCACCAATGAAATAAATGCAAGGGAAAATTGTTAATATTCTCTGTACAATGTATACGATGGATTCAGGCATGGGGGAATACCATTTTTGGTTTCTAATAATTGAGTACAAGGATGATGTTGGATTATTTCTGTTCCAGGGCCACATACAACACTTAATTCATGAATCACCTTTATTCTTCATGTCtcatatgtaaacattattgttGTCCTATAGGATAAGAACTGGAGGAACAGCGTCAGACACAACCTGTCCCTGAACGAATGCTTTGTGAAGGCTGGTCGGAGTGACAATGGTAAAGGCCATTTCTGGGCCATCCACCCCGCTAACTTCCAAGACTTCTCCAATGGGGACTACCATCGCCGCCGAGCTCGGCGCAGGATCCGCAGGTTGACAGGACAGCTCCCGTATGCCCTGCACGCACCCTATTACCCCCTCAACAGGCCCAGGGGGGTGCCGTGCTGGTGCTGCCCCCTAGCCCACCCTCTGTCCTGCCTCTCAGCCAGGATGTATTGGAGCTGGGCTAGCCAGTATGCCAGACGACACCCATCCCTCCACGCTCCGGTTCAATAGCACCACATAGAATTGGATGCATGTTTGATGTTGAACTACTCTTTGTATGACAGGTGGCTGAGAGAGATGTATTGAGTATGATTGTGAAATCTGT
Coding sequences:
- the foxq2 gene encoding forkhead box Q2; protein product: MEDRSSCNTGRERLGLRFTIDYLLYNKDSKSMREEAKSPPAEQTPHSPVEERSPDILSERENEGSEEEEEEEEGVKVEEDQEATTTDSPRDKPTQSYIALISMAILASEEKKLLLCDIYHWIMDSYPYFKNKDKNWRNSVRHNLSLNECFVKAGRSDNGKGHFWAIHPANFQDFSNGDYHRRRARRRIRRLTGQLPYALHAPYYPLNRPRGVPCWCCPLAHPLSCLSARMYWSWASQYARRHPSLHAPVQ